TACAGACAAAATTTAGTTTATCCTTCTGAAAAAATTCCATTAAAACATATAGTTAATAAAACTATCTGTGCTAATTTATTTGCGATAGTTGATCAGTTGCCAGAAGAATATGCAGATTTAATTATTTTGGATCCTCCATATAATTTGGATAAAAATTTTCGTGATTTTTCATTTTTAAAGACTAGCGACGATGCATATATAACATACTTGGATAGCTGGTTTCCTAAAATTGTAAAATTGCTCAAGCCGACTGGATCTTTGTATTTATGCGGTGATTGGAAAAGTTCTGCTTCTATGTATATCGTTATGAAAAAGTATTTGATTATTCGCAATCGCATCACATGGCAGCGTGAGAAAGGACGAGGAGCCCAATCAAACTGGAAAAATTCTATGGAAGATATATGGTTTGGGACCAAATCTAATGATTATTTTTTTGATGTTGATGCGGTAAAACAGAAAAGAAAAGTCATTGCTCCCTATAAAGAAGGTGGAAAACCA
Above is a window of Brevinema andersonii DNA encoding:
- a CDS encoding DNA-methyltransferase; translation: MNKIRSPRNQTLTVSNQERDLYRQNLVYPSEKIPLKHIVNKTICANLFAIVDQLPEEYADLIILDPPYNLDKNFRDFSFLKTSDDAYITYLDSWFPKIVKLLKPTGSLYLCGDWKSSASMYIVMKKYLIIRNRITWQREKGRGAQSNWKNSMEDIWFGTKSNDYFFDVDAVKQKRKVIAPYKEGGKPKDWQETSDGNFRLTYPSNFWDDISIPYWSMPENTDHPTQKPEKLIAKIILASCPEYGLVLDPFLGSGTTSVVAKKLNRKYVGIEMNEEYCIWSEKRLARAENNRNIQGYSDGVFWERNTLNKKL